The genomic region CTCGACCTCGTGGCCGGGGAGCCGCCGGTCCGGTGGCACCCCGTGGTCTGGATCGGCCGCGCGCTGGCCCGGGCCGAGGCGCGGGCGGCGTGTCGCACCGTTGCGAGCGGCGCCGCCGCCGTCCTCGCGGTGACCGCGACGGCCTGGGCCGTGGCGGCCGGCGCCGGGATGGTGCTCCGGCGGCTCGGGTGGGCGGGGACGCTCCTCGAGGCGGTGGCCCTCAAGCCGACCTTCGCCGTGCGGCGCCTCGCCGGAGCCGCCGGGGAGGTCCGCGCGTCCCTGGAGACGGGTGACCTCGGCGAGGCGCAGCGGCGCCTCGGGCGTCACCTCGTGAGCCGGGTGACGGAGGAGCTCGACGCCGCGCTCGTCACCTCGGCGGTGGTGGAGTCGGTGGCGGAGAACCTGGCGGACAGCGTGGCGGGGCCACTCCTGGCCTACGCGGCCGGCGGCTTGCCGGCGGCCTGGGTCTACCGGACGCTCAACACGGCGGACGCCATGTGGGGGTACCGCGACGCGC from Candidatus Methylomirabilota bacterium harbors:
- the cbiB gene encoding adenosylcobinamide-phosphate synthase CbiB produces the protein MRPRPAVVLLAVGLDLVAGEPPVRWHPVVWIGRALARAEARAACRTVASGAAAVLAVTATAWAVAAGAGMVLRRLGWAGTLLEAVALKPTFAVRRLAGAAGEVRASLETGDLGEAQRRLGRHLVSRVTEELDAALVTSAVVESVAENLADSVAGPLLAYAAGGLPAAWVYRTLNTADAMWGYRDARYERFGKAAARLDDVANLLPARVAAGAIVAGAALAGEDAGAAARVAWRDHGRTASPNAGWPMAALAGALGLGLAKPGAYRLGDGVLPESPETIRRAVWVFGAAATLVVGAAWALALGRRNGR